AATAGGTGTCATACATTCTCTCCGAGTCTCCAATATAGTGGCCTTAAATAGCTCCCACGGTGCCTGCAAATAATCTGTTTGCAAGGATTTAACTCTTTTAGCTGTcccttttgtcttctttttaacatttccctcatttttatGTGGCTCCCTCATTGAAATTAAGCACAGAAATAGTGGCCTTTCCATCCCCTGTTGCTCCTGCAGAGGTGGGAACCTGATGCATGCTGCAGGGCAGCTTTCCCAGGGTAAAACTTTGAGCTAAGCCCAGAGGGTTAGCCAGCACCAAGAGCTGTCCTCTCTAATTTTGCATACCGAAAGAAGTACTGAGAAATTGCTTGTTACATCTTTGTCTCCTCCTGCTAGGTCAGTGAGCCTCTAACTGGTGTTTTCTCCCTGTAAACGTTTAAAACCCCTCTACACCAGTAATTTATCCACGCTGACTTTGTAAGGCCTAAGTATTCAACTACTAGAATTCAACTAAGAATTCAACTACTAGAACTTCAACAGAAGGTGCTTTCCAGGACCTAAATCTGCTTCTTGGCATAGCTGGAATTTATAACACGAACAGACTGAAATTAGAAAGATGCCCGTTTTTAGCAGAAATGGTGACCATGCTAGGGAAgatatgttttctcttttccttgggCATGTATTCCCACCTGAGTAACCTTGTTCAAAAAATATCCAAGGCACCCAGAAGAGATTGAATTCAATGCAAGATCAGGCTGTCATGATCACATGTGTGCTGTGCAGGAGATCtgataattatatataatatatgaaCTGATACATATAACACATAATCTGATAATGGGGTCTTTTTTCTTCACCCACCGAGGTCCTGCAGTTACCTTGCACTCACAGTGCCAACTTGGATCGCCCTGTCTGTCTCCCATGCACACATTAATTCACTTCTGGGCAACTTCTGGGTATAATCACCTCCGAGACGAGGTCTGGGCACAGTTTCTGAGGTCTCTGATCCAGATCCTGGAAGGCAGGATTGTGGCCTCCTACCCAACCTTGCGCCTTCACGCCCAAAGCACCGTGCGAGACGCAGCAGGTAACACACTGCCGACGCCACGCTGTGAAAGGCGGGATGCTGGGGTTTAATTTTCTAAGACTCTGTGCTCTTTGCTCGTCCTTCTTCCGAAAGTCTGAAGCTCCCAGAAGCACCTTCCAGGTGTGCAATAGTGTTTGATTGCGTGGCTCTTTGGATGCTCGCCTTCATGGTGCCAAGAGGAAGGCTTAGCCCTGGAAATCACATCTGGCTGTAGTAGTGTCAGAGCTGAACGTTTCTCTCATAATGTCAGTCTGTTGTCACTGATTTCTCATCACCAGGGCATGATTCCTACCGTTTGGGCTTTTCTCTTTCGTACACCTCATCACGaccttctctctgctttcagtgTGTGTAAATAAGACCGGCTGAAGCACTTTCTGCACGCTTATGATTCCTATCTGGTGCACTTatcctgcaggaaaacaaatcaaaacaaaacaaaatcctgcaCGATAGTGATCAAAATGCCTCctgcaaaaattaatttattattgaCAGCTCTTCCAGGAGACTGGTCAAGTTTTTGTCCCCATCAGCCCTTGTCTTGCCTCCAAAGGGATCTATTGAGAATCTCCTGGATGCTCTTCGCAGGGGGGGGGGTCTTCTGCTTCCCTTTTGTGAAGACCCCTTGGGCAAACATCACTTCCACACAACGAAAACAGCACTTCTGTGGCATGTACCAAGGTCCAGCTATCTACAGGTACAGGATACGGGCCCTGAAGATGAGGgaagccttcctcccctcctccttgcACTGCAACCGCATCCCTTTCCAGGCTGGAAACCACAAGGCAGAGCCCCCGCcacccctcctgctgctcagcGCCCTTGGAGggtccctctgctccccagggggcagaggagagctctctATCTCCTCACAATGGACATTTGGAACAAGCTCTTGCTATCGGAAAGTTTCTATAGCTGCAGAGAGCATTTTGAAGGCTGGAGATGCAGCAGAGCGAGAGAGACCTCTTCAAAACCCCATTTTGCTGCTCATTCACTTTCACAgagcttttcttttcactttcttcacacttttttttttcttgtggaaaaatgggaaagaaacaatatggctttttttttttttttttttttttttttttttttttctgctgttgttcagcacctcctcctgcaagctttattgttttctccagctcccagccccgtgTGGCTGTGTAGTCTTCTCACCAGCACGTGGCTGTTTCAggtgcttttcccttttttatttttttggatcCTGTTGCCTGGGGCCAGGAGAAGCTTGGTAAGTAACCGCTGGGTAAGCGGGACGCCTGCCGCTCTCGACATTTACCTGCCGCCTTCCCCTGGCTGATCTCAGCCGCACGCTGGTGTTAACCCCTCTCGCTCAGCATCTCACAATCCGCGGCTGgtttggaaagagaaatatgCGAGAGAAATCCTGACAGCTCCTCCTGCAAGGAGAAATATCGCACGGGATCCCACGGCTCCGTCAGGACTCCTGCCTTCTTGCTCACTTTTTCAAGCCATGCGTCTTTTAAGGTTATCAGGTTTCACAATTATCCTTTGTCCTGTGGATAAAATAGTGTAAGGTTGCTTGCCAGGTTATTTCccttcaacccccccccccccccccccaaaaaaaaatctcctggtGCGGCTCGTTTGTACCCGAGTGATTGGTGGAAGCAATTGGAGCAGCTCAGGTTGCATGTATGGACAAAATTAAgcaaactttctttcttttaatcttaAATTAAGCAAGTTTTCTGCGAGGGAGTTTCCTGCATCATCCCCTAGCCTGACAAACACCAGTGCAGGAGCCTTTTTCTGGGTTTGAAAGGCCCCACGGCTGGAAACTTATTCTGTTTCCTGGGGGATTGCTCAGGAGCTGGGCTGTTTTCTGTCCCATGAGGCGGTCAGGGAGCTGCTTCTTTTTGGCACAAGCATCCCACCCTCTGATATTGCTCCTGAGCCTTCCCTGGCTGCCTTTTGCTGGGATGCTGTGAGCCCCCCGGCACCGGACCgttccctgtccccgtgcccatGCAGAAAGCCTGGAGTGAATGGTTTATTGTGTGATGGAGCGGGTAGGGACAGGGGAACTGAAAAAATCTgtgtcttttcttctgttattgGTGACCCCCAAGGGGACATGGACTGCCAGGCCCCAGGCCACGGACCTCTGGTCATGGACTGTATTTTTAAGTTACCTGCTTTGTGCTAAGGTGCCCAAGACCACGACACCTGAGTGGCCGCACTGGGGTGAGGATGCTCCGGAGACACCCTGGgagagggattttgggggtgcgaggggaaggaggtggctgGCTGTTTACCCTGGTGTCTGCCCCTTGGTGGGACCGAGGTCCTCAGCGCGGAATGGGACTGCTGGGGGCTTGGGCTAAAGAGCTCCTAAGGCTAaactgtggaggaggaggacacaATATCAGGCAGTCCGTCCTCTCCCAGCCTTTGCCACCACCCTGTTTTGAAGCAGGTCCCAAAGCCCCTTCCCTTCCAGATTGACATTTTGCAGTCACAGGTCTGTGGTTATCAGAGGTACATTGTGTTTGTGGTCCAGGGAGGCTGCAGAACCTCTCctggagctccctgcccaggaGGAGAATGAACCACACGACACACAGAAATCACATCTGGCCACATTTACTTCAAAGCAATGAAACCGTCTCCGGCACGCAATGAACACAGCGCTGGAGTCTCCACTGAAAGCGCCGTTCTTCGTCTACCGCAGGGCTCCGTTGcaatcattttccctttttgggAGGCGGGATGCAGCAGTACATCTTCCCACAGGTCTGGTGGAACGTCCACTCGTCCGTTTTGGCACACGAGTAGGAGCAGTACCCCGCGCAAAAGCCCTTCGGCTGCCCGTACCCTGcgagggaagagagagaggtggGTCATAACAGCAAATGTCCGGCACTGTAGGAGAGAAAGCCCCCAAAGGCTGGAAATTATCTCCTCGCTGGCTGTACTGGTGCAGGGGGTAGGTTTGTGTTTAAACTCTTGCAGGGGAGGAGCCGTGTTTTCTGTCCCCATTGAGCCAGGTGGGAGTTCATCCCCACTGATCTATACTGCAGCTTGCTGACTGTGTTGGGTAAATCATGTCTTAAAGTGCCCGTTTCTGACCTTCCTTGATgaagctgaaggcagcagggggTGGCCACGGGAGGATGAACCCTAAAGCTGGGTGAGATGcatccctccctccaccccacaGACCAGAGACggggaggcaggaggcacaGGGTGCTGCGGGCAGAGGgcaaaaggggaagaaagggcaGGAATTAGAGTGAAAAAGAGTGAGAAAGAAGGTCAGGAGGTGTCTCCGGGGCATCCCCTTGTGGCTGTGAGCCTCTAAAACCCAGGGACCCAAGGCAAGCATTTGGAAATGGTTCTGCTAGAGGCTGTGCGCCCTCAGCCCTGGGGACGGCGTCGCTCTCTTACCTGGCGCGGCCATGGAGAAaagcaggagcacagcaaagACCACGCAGAGCACCCTCATGTCTGGAGGACGGTGGAGATCTCGGCACGCCGGGAGCAAAGCAGGTCTGAGATGGCCACGGTGAGGAACGCTGGAGGTGCTGGGTTTTATAGAGCAGTGCCTGCTGCGAGCAGAGCGGCGGGAGGAGGAACTCGAGCAAAGCCATCTTCGGAGAGGCGGCGTTTGCTTTCTGGCGCGTGCAATGTCACTGCGACCTGCTGGACCCGCTCCCAAAGGTGCCTGGCGGCTGGGGCCATGCTCCAGCGGGCTTCAGCTCCCAGCCGCTTGCACCAACCCGGACGTGCGGGGGCACTTCCCCCTCCTCCAGATCCGGCTGCTCAGCACCGCCGGGTGCAGCCCTGATCGACCCagtgccagcaggagctgcctgggtCAGGTTTGcaccccagggctgcaggaatCCAGCCTGGGTGTCCTTCTGGTCAGGCACCGGCCCTGGACACCGTCTGCAAGGCACAGACCTGACGGACAGCACTGGGGTGTCAAATCCATCACAGGAAATGGTTTTCAGGGTGCCTTCATCCTCAATTTATCAGTGAGGTTCCCCAAGGGTCTTTCCCATTGATGCTCTGCAATAATAGCCTGGGAGCTATTTGGGTGTTTTGTCGGAATCTCCTCAAAAAGACCCATGATGCTGATTGAAGGAAACAGGCAAATatctaaatgaaaataaagcatttgaTTCCCACACCACATCCGATCAGAAATCTGTTGTGAGCCCAGTGCTATCCAGCCTAATAATTTTTCTGGTCATCTAGGGACTGTGCTTGCTATATTCACAAATAAAAAGTTGTAAGGGACTGCAACACATTAGAGGACAGGATTAGGATTCCAGTGGATCTTTTCATGCTAAAGAAATAACAAACCAAGCACGATGAGGTAACAGGGAGAGTTACCCTTTCTATACAGACACGAGTAATTAGCTGGGGAATGCAGAACAAGGAGTTTCTGGCTGCACAGCAGTCCTGCAGGAAAATTTCAGGTTGCAGTGGATCACAGGTAGGAACAAACGAGCAATGTCCTGGTGCTGGGAAGCCAGCACCAATTGTCCTGCAAGTATAAACAGAAGCTGGGTTGGTAAAACACAGGACGTACCCACGGCACCGTGCACGTGTCGGAAAGTGCATCCATCCAGCTTTGTACACCgtgcacagagaaaataaacaccacAAAACAGGCAGAGAGCTGGTAAGAAACAGCAGCCGTGAAGTAGGCGAGGTGTGCAGCCTCTCACCCTTACTCTTACACGGTTTCTCAGATAGGATCAGAGGGGAACAGAAGAAAGGCTGAGCCAAGGCTGTGGGCAGAAGCAAGTGCACGGGAAAGAGTCCAAGAGCGTGTTTTCACCCAGCAAAACACTCCAGCCTGCTGTAACATGAGGTTTGGGGGCTTCTTTGATAAGGATTTGTATCTAATTTTTGAGTTTATAATTGCTCCTTGAATTTATAAATTGCTTTGCCAGACGTCCGACATTTTAACCTCTCCAACATCTGGTGGCAACAAGTTCAACATTTCAGCTACGTTCAGTGTGAAGGACgaattttggttattttttgcAATGGAAGTGTGATTTAGCACTACATCTCACCTATTTCTTGGGTTAGGAAATTTAGAGAACCACAGATCTCTCTTCCTTAGGCCTCTACAATTTTTTGTACGCCTTGTGATACATATCCAGTAATCGCTTCTTTCCTGAGTTGAAAAGCACCAGCATATTTAACTTTATGGGAATGAGTTCCCACCTTTTAACCTCTTCTTGCCCTATTATAGCCCATCAGAAATTGAAAATCAGAAAGctaaaaaatcagaaagctaAGATTTCTTAGCATacaattttcccctttttggaCTTCCAGCTCTTTTCAGAGCCCTCGGATTCCCAAACCTCCTTCCTAACTGGCTCTAGCTAATCCAGGCCCATCAtttgtttacatatttttccaAACCACAGCCTTGAAGTGACTGACCTTGAATCAGCTGTGACCCTTTGCTAACCTGTTACTCAGTGTTGTAAGGTCCTTCGGGAGACCTGGGTTTGGTGGCACTTGGTaatcctgcagcagcagcttctgtcCCTGCACCACTCACTTCATTCTTCTGGCTGTGTGTAAAGCTATAAAACAACCTGGCTAACTGGGGCTGGAAAAGCAATTTTTGCCCTGCTTATGCTTGCAACCTCATAATTTCCTGGAGGGTTTGAAAGGGGGGATGATGACCAAAGTGTCTGCAAGCAGTCGGCTCATCCAGGCTCCTGGGACAGGCGCTcagcccctgtgctgctgcccatCAGCGGGGTGAGAGGGGACAGTAAGTAACGAATACGAGGTTTGCTGAAGGTATTAGAGATATTTTGCAGACTGTGTTCCTGTGAGGGTGGGAATGGAGGCACAGGCCCCAGGTCCTCCCCAGGCCAAGGCAGCTCACAGCAGGGTCCCTCTGTCTGCACGCTGATGGGCCTAGACAATGGAGGGCGAGTTATCGGCACACCGCGGCCGCTGCTCAGCCCTTCTGCATCTCTGCCAGAGGCCGAGAAAGGCCCCAAAATGCTGTGATACCGATctcgccctcccctccccgttATACTGCAGATCTCCATCAGGTCCCGCTGACCCATCCGCCCCGCTCTCGCCAGCCCCTATTCCTTTGTGCTCCCTTCAAAGGCGGCGCGTGGATTATCGGCCGATATTGGGCAACCAGGCGGCGGCTGCCAGCACACCTGGGCACGGGCGGGAGGTCCTGCTGCTTGTTCCCCCACCCTGCGCCCGGCCACGAACAGCACGGTCTTGGACGGGTTCCCGTGGCTCCCCGGCGTCCTCCGCGCTGCAGGAGAGGGCTCGATAAATAGCGGCAGCCTCAGCCTCCCTCCGCACCGCCTCCTCGAGCTCAGTCggctctcctccctccagcctcGCTGAGATCCCAGCTCGGCCCCAGCCATGAGGTTCCTCTGCCTCGTCTTCGCCGTCTTCCTGCTGGTCTCCCTGGCCGCCCCAGGTAAGTGGGAAAAGCGGGCGAGATGCGATGAGACTGGCTGGGATTCATTTAAAGTACCTTTATCCCTTGAATTTGTAGATATTGCCATCTGAGATGATCGCTCTAACCTGGTCAGGTACATCAGTGATTTATTTCAAGGGACTGGGATGTAAACAGGGACTAGCTCAGGAAGATTTGTGGAGGGATAACTGAGGTTAAAAGTCTGGGAGCGAGCTTAGGATAGACAGTTCCTAACCAAGACTCTGGATGTGGACACTTCTGGTGTGGATGTGGACACTTCTGCAGGGGGTAAGAGAGCTTCACATTTCCATAGGGGACCCTTGCCACTCAATTTCTGTGTCTCGGAGCAGTCCTGGGCACATTCGGCTTGCTGATGTGATGTAGCTGTAGC
This genomic stretch from Anser cygnoides isolate HZ-2024a breed goose chromosome 3, Taihu_goose_T2T_genome, whole genome shotgun sequence harbors:
- the LOC125184734 gene encoding small basic protein 1 translates to MRVLCVVFAVLLLFSMAAPGYGQPKGFCAGYCSYSCAKTDEWTFHQTCGKMYCCIPPPKKGK